The following nucleotide sequence is from Alphaproteobacteria bacterium.
TTGCAGCTTGCAATGCCCCCCGGTCACCGGGGCTTCAACCTTGGTGCCGTCCTCGTCCTCGAAAACAATCGTGCCCGCCGCCTCGTCGCGCTCCAGGATCGGAACCTGCAGCACGCGGCCGGTCTTCGGTGATATCGGCAAAAAGGGGCTATAGGTCTGCCGCCGTTCAGGACCCAGCGTCGGCAGGATTACATCCATCACCTTGTCGTAATGCGCCAGCATCGAGAGAAGGGCGCCATCGAACCGACCCGACTTGTAGCATTCGCTCGCACTCTGAAATTCGTACTCAAAGCCGAAAGCGTCGAGAAACTTACGCAATCGGGCGTTGTTGTGATGGCCGAAGCTTTCATGCGTGCCGAAGGGATCGGGCACCGAAGTCAGGGGCATGCCCAGATGGGCTGCCATCATTTCAGGATTGGGGACGTTGTCGGGCACCTTGCGAAGCCCGTCCATGTCGTCGGAAAACGCGAACAGGCGCGCCGGGATATCGCACAGAAATTCGAAGGCACGACGCACCATCGTGGTCCGCACGACCTCGCCGAAGGTCCCGATATGGGGCAGGCCCGACGGGCCATAGCCGGTCTCGAACAACGCATAGCCCTTTTCAGGCGGCCTTTTCTCGAGGCGGGCGATGATCCTGCGCGCTTCCTCGAAAGGCCAGGCACGCGGCCCCGCGGCGGTCTCCGTCAAATCTGGTGTTTGGGCGGATCTGGACATGATCGGCGCGGGCTCGGCGGCTCTTTCGGCAATGGGCGCCGGACCCTAGGCCCAGCCTCGTGGCCAGTCAACTTCGCTGGCGGCGAAACACGCCTGGCTGGCGGGAACCAGGTTTCCTATGGTGCCGGGGCCGTGTGGCGGCCTATCCTGCCCCCACCCCGCGACCCCGACCTGGCCCGCGTACCCCGTATCGGAACGGACGGGACTATCCGAATAAGGAGACATCGATGCCGATAATCGAAGTGAACATGCTTGAAGGACGCACTGACGAGCAGAAGCGCGCCATGGTCAGCAGCATGACCGAGGCCGTGATCAAATCGCTGGACGTCCCACCCCAGTCGGTGCGGATCATGATCCGTGAAATGGAACCGCGCCATTATGCGATCGGCGGGGTGATGCGCGACGCGTCCGGCTAGGCTGCACCCGGGGCCTGCCGGCGGCCTGCATGGCGGCAACGGCAGCCGCCGCCTATACTGCGCCCGATGGATACGTCTGCCTCATCTTCCTCGCCACCCCGAACGACGGGCCGGCCGCCGGACCCCGCGACGCTACCGGTCCTGATCGCCGGATTCCAGGCCGCCACCTGGCTGACCGGCGACGGCGAGACGGCCGATCTCAGCCCCACGGAAGCGACCCGATACGCACGGGCGACCGCGCCCCTTCTCTGCCACGGGCTTGCGACGGCCCGGCGCATCGGCGCCGACCCGTTCCCCGCCTACGACCTTCTGGAGCTTTTTGCCTTCGTCCGCCCGGCGCATTTCACCGTACCCACCCCGGCCGGCGTGGCGGAAGCCGTGGGGCTCACCCCGGGTCAGGATCGCGCGAGACAGGCCGCTGGTCTCCGCCAGGCAGCGCAACGCCTTCTGACGGAGCTCTCGACACTCCCGCCAGACGATCGAAAACGCGCGCGTGGCCTGGCGGCGCGCATGGCCGGCGCCGGTTGGCCCTGGGGCAGCATGGTTCTGGCGGCGCTCGGCCCGGGCGAGGAGATCGATCAGGCATTCGGAGTCTGGCAGGTCCTCGAGGACTGGCACGAAGAGGCCCCGCCCCCGCCACCTCAGGACGCGCCGGTTTCGGCCGAGGACGCCCGGGCACGCCTCGCCGGGCTTCTGGGGCCCGGGGCCGAGCAACGCCCGGCGCAGGAAGATTACGCCGCCGCGCTGGCGCCGGCCTTTCAGCCGCGCCGCCAGGAGGGCGCGCCCCGCGCCGTCCTGGCCGAGGCAGGCACCGGCATCGGCAAGACCGCCGGTTATCTGGCCCCGGCCGGGCTCTGGGCCCGGCGCAACGGCTGGCCCGTCTGGATCTCGACCTATACGCGCAATCTCCAGCATCAACTCGACGGCGAGCTGGACCGGCTGTTTCCGGATGCGGCAGAAAAATCCCGCCGCACCGTCGTACGCAAGGGGCGCGAGAATTACCTTTGCCTTCTCAATTACGAGGAAGCGACGGCGGCGCTGGCGGCGCGGAATGCGGGCGCCGGTGCGCGCGATGTCATTGCGCTCGGCCTTGTGGCGCGCTGGATCGGCGCGACGCGGAGCGGAGACATGGTGGGCGGCGATTTCCCCAACTGGCTTTCCACCCTGCTTGGCTGGCGCAACACGGTGGCGCTGACAGACAGCCGCGGCGAATGCACCTATTCAGCCTGCACCCATTACAGGCGCTGCTTCATCGAAAGCTCGATCCGGCGCGCGCGGCGCGCCGATATCGTCGTCGCCAATCATGCGCTGGTGATGTCCCAGGCTGCCCTTGGCCAGGGCGAGGAGAGATTCCTGCCGACCCGCTATGTGTTCGACGAGGGTCATCATCTCTTTAACGCGGCCGACAGCGCCTTTTCCCTTCATCTCACAGGGATCGAAGGGCGCGAATTTCGCCGCTGGCTGCTGGGCGCCGAGGGCGGCCGAGGTCGCCGGGGAGGTGGCCGGGCGCGTGGCCTTGCGCGGCGGGTCGGCGATCTTGTGATGGACAATGCGGCGGCCGAAGAAGCACTCGGGGCCATCCGCCGGCAGGCCGCAAGGCTGCCGGGCGAGAACTGGCTCGCGCGGCTCGCGAGCGGCACACCGCAGGGTCCGTTCGAGGCCTTCCTCGCCGAACTGCGCGTCCTCGTGCATGCCCGCGCCACCCGCCGCCAGGCCGCCTATTCGCTTGAAGCCGAGATCGTCGATCCGCCAGATGCGTTGCTGGAGGCGGCGAGCGATCTCGAGGCGGCGCTGGGCGAGTTGCGCCAGCCGCTCACCCAGTTGAAGCAATCCCTGGCGCGGACGCTCGAGAACCGGACGGCCGAACTCGACACCCCCACGCGGCTGAGGATTGACGCGGCAATTCGCGGCCTCGGACGGCGAGCCGACGGGCTGGTGGCGGGCTGGCGCGACATGCTGCGATCGCTTCGGGAAGGCTCCCCCGAAGCCTTTGTCGAATGGGCCGCGATCGACCGGTCGGAGCAGCGCGACAGCGACGTGGGGCTTCATCGTCACTGGCTCGATCCGACATTGCCCTTTATCGAAACCCTTGCCGTCCCCGCGCACGGCATCGTCGTCACCTCGGCAACTTTGCGCGACAGTGACGAGGCGGAGGACGAGGGCTGGACCGGCGCGTTGCAGCGCACGGGCTTTGCCCATCTCGTGGAACCGGCGGCGCGGCTTTCGGCGCCCTCGCCCTTCGATTACGGCGATCTGACGAGGGTCCTCGTGGTGACCGACGTGGCGCGGGACGACCCCGACCAGATCGCCGCCGCCTTTCGGGCCCTGTTTGCCGCCGCCAGGGGCGGCGGGCTTGGACTTTTCACCGCGATCTCCCGCCTGCGCCAGACTTACGAGCGCCTGGCGCCGGCGCTGGAATCGGAGAACCTTCCGCTTTACGCCCAGCATGTGGATGCGATGGACACGACAACGCTGGTCGATGTTTTCCGCGCCGAGCACGATGCCTGCCTCCTGGGGACCGATGCGCTGCGCGATGGGATCGACGTGCCCGGGCCGTCCCTGCGCCTGATCGTATTCGACCGGGTACCCTGGCCACGCCCGGATGTCCTGCATCGTCACCGCCGCGCAGCCTTTGGCGGCGCGCGCTACGACGATGCGCTCGTGCGGCTGCGCCTGAAGCAGGCCTACGGCAGGCTGGTGCGGCGCAAGGACGACCGGGGCTGTTTCGTGCTGCTCGATTCGCGCATGCCTTCGCGGCTGGCCAGCGCCTTCCCCTCCTCGGTAGAGATCGAGCGCGTGGGCATCCGCGAGGCGGTGCGCATCGTGGCCGAGACGACGCATCCCGGCTGATCCGGCATATCGGCTCTAGATACTGAAGCTGGCGCCGTATTTCGCGCTGGCCCCGGTCGCCACCTTTGCCGGCGAGCCGAAATGCACCTCGACATAATCCATGAGCTGGCCCACGCATTCACCAATATCGAACTTGGTGGTATCGAGCACCAGCTCCGCCTTCTCGGGCGCCTCGTAGGGTGCGTCGATGCCGGTGAATTTGGGGATTTCGCCACGCCGCGCCTTTTTGTAGAGACCCTTCGGGTCCCGGCCTTCACAGGTCGCGAGATCGGCTTTCACATAGACCTCGTGGAACCGTTCGGGCCGGACCGCGCGTGCCTTCCGGCGATCCGCCCGGTAGGGAGAAATGAACGAGGTGATGACGATGGTGCCGGCATCCGCGAACAACCCGGCCACCTCACCCGCGCGGCGGATGTTTTCGGCCCGGTCCTTCGGGTCGAAGCCGAGATCACCATTGAGTCCGTAGCGCAGATTGTCGCCGTCCAGCACGAAGACCTGATAGCCCTTGCGGAACAGCTCATTCTCCAGCTCGAGGGCGAGAGTCGTCTTGCCCGCGCCTGAAAGCCCCGTAAACCAAAGGATTCCGGGCTTGTGACCGTTGCGGGCATCCCGCGCCGACTGGCTCACGCGGTGCTCCACGCTGACGATGTTCGCCGATTTGATCCCGGCCGCCGGGCGCTGGTCGGGGAAATCCTCCATGCTGATGATGCCGCCGCCGACAGCGTCGTAATCCTCGATGATCACGAACCTGCCGGTTCTCGCATTGACCGGAAAATCGTCCAGTGCGATCTGGGCACGCGAGCGCAGGATCACCTCGGCCACGGCGTTGCGTTCCACCTGTTCCGCCGGTGCGCCCGAGAGGTCGGCCGTGTCGATCACCCGCTCGATCGACTGCACTTCGACCGTATAGCGTGCCGTGGCCAGCTTCATCAGATAACGCTTGCCGACGGTTACCGGCTTGTCGCCCAGCCAGAAAAGATGCGCCTTGAAAACGTTGGTTTCCATGGGCGGCTCTTCGAGATGGCTGATGATCTCGCCCCGCTCGATAAAAAGCTGTTCTTCAAGCGTGATCCCGATCGACTGTCCGGCAGAGGCGGCCAGGATGGGCGCGCTGTTGTTCCAGCCTTCAATGGACTTGATCCGTGCCGTCTTGTTGGACGGTGAAAACAGGATTTCGTCTCCGACGTGAAGTCGCCCGCTTTCAATCCGGCCGGCGATGATACGCCGATCGTCGAATTTGTAGACGTCCTGGACGGGAAAGCGCAGCGCCTGATCCACGGTCGGCACCGAGGCCGGGAAGCGGTCGAGCGCTTCGAGCGTGGTGGGGCCGTCATACCAGGCCATATTGTCGGTCACCCGTGCCACACCATCGCCTTCGCGCGCCGAGACGGGGATAACGAAGGATGGCTCGATCCCCAACCCGCCAAGATATTCGCGGATCTCACGTGAGACTTCCTTGAACCGATCTTCCGCGTAATTGACGAGGTCCATCTTGTTGACCACGACCGCGACCTGACGCACGCCCAGAAGATGCAGCAGATAACCGTGGCGCCGGGATTGTTCGCGCACGCCCTCTTTCGCGTCGATGACCAGAAGCGCGGCATCACTGGCCGCCGCGCCACTGACCATGTTCTTGAGAAACTCGCGGTGGCCCGGCGCGTCGATGATGACATAATCACGCTTGCGCGTCTTGAACCAGATCTGCGAAGTATCGATGGTGATGCCCTGATCGCGCTCCGCCTGCAGCGCGTCCATCAGGAAAGCCCATTCAAACGGCATGCCGCGACGTTCGCACATCGCCTTGATCGCCTCGAACTTGCCTTCCGGCAGCGAGCCCGTGTCATGGAAAAGCCGCCCCACCAGGGTCGACTTGCCATGGTCCACATGGCCCACGATAACGATCTTGAGAAGCCCGGCGAGCCGGGCGGACGCGGCCTCGCGCGTGCTCCTGGCATCCGGCGTTTTAAGCGTGGCCTCGGGCGCCGATTGGTCGACAGCGTGAATTTTTGTCATTTTACATGTACCCGGCTGCACGAAGACGCTCGAAAGAGTCCTCGCTTTCATGGTCCATAGCCCGACCCGACCGTTCAGCGACCTTGGTCGTCTCGAGCTCTTCGATGATTTCCTCGATTGTGACGGCGTTGCTGTCCACCGGGAAGGTGATGTCCTTGTCGCCCAACGAACGGTAGCGCTTGCCATCCCTGGCGAAATACAGATCGATCACGGGAATTTTTTCGCGCTGGATGTAGCGCCAGATATCGATTTCCGTCCAGTGCAGGAGCGGATGGATCCGGAGATGGGTGCCGGGCGCGAATTCGGTCTTGAACTGGTCCCAGAATTCGGGCGGCTGGTTGCGCACATCCCAGCCTGCGTCCTCACCCCGCGGACTGAATACGCGTTCCTTGGCACGCGTCGCCTGTTCATCACGCCGGATACCGGCAAAGATTCCGGTAAACTTGCGCTCATCCAGCAGCTTGCGCAGTCCTGCCGTCTTGCGGGCGGCCGAGCGTGTCGCGGGCGGCAGATCGGGGTCCATCTCTTCCACGGGCGGGCAGTCACCCCGGATCAGGTCCAGCTCCCATTCCTTTTCAAAGCGGTCACGAAACGCATACATCTCCGGAAATTTCCGGCCAGTATCGATATGGATCAGGGGAAACGGGACGTGACCGAAGAACGCCTTTCGCGCCAGCCACAGCATGACATTTGAATCCTTGCCGAGCGACCACAGCATGGCGAGCTCGTCGAAACTGTGAAACGCTTCGCGAATGATGAAGATGCTCTGGCTTTCAAGCTGGTCGAGATGGTTCATCTGTCGTCCTGTCTTTGCCCGATTTGTGATTGCGGCGACGAAACTGCCGCCGCCTGCTCGCGGCCCAAATGAATGCCGCATTCGTTCTTGCTGGAGCCCGCCCAACGCCCGGCACGGACCTCTTCGCCGCCCACCACCCGACGGGTGCAGGTCTGGCACCCGATCGAGAGATAGCCTTCCGCCACGAGCGGATGGGCCGGCAGGTCACGTTCGGCGAAAGCGGCATCGATCTCCGCCTGGCTCCAGGGCGCGAGCGGGTTGATCTTGAATTGGCCATCCATGAATTCGATCACCGGCAGGTCAGACCGCTGACCGCCGTGAAACCGCTTGCGCCCGGTGATCCAGGCGTCGAATTCAGGCAGCGCCGCGTCGAGCGGCACCACCTTGCGAATATGGCAGCAACTGTCCGGCTCCGTTTCCCAGAGATTGCCGTCAGGGTCCCAGCGCCTCAGCCGGGCGGCATCGGGCTTCAGGCGGCGGACATCGGTCAGGCCCAGCCGCTTCGTGACCATCTCGATATAGGCATAAGTCTCGGGAAACAGCTTCAGCGTGTCGATCACCAGGACCGGTGTCGCCGGATCGACCTGCGCGACGAGATCGAGCAACACCACTGCCTCGGCCCCGAAGCTGGAGCTGAGCGCGATCCGGCCGGGAAACACATCCCGAATCATCACCTCGAGAAGCGCCTTGCCGTCGAGATGCCCGTAGGCCCGGCGCAACGCGTCGAGATCGGGGGTCGGCGATGTCCGCTCTAGACCCGAATGTTTGGCGTTGGTCGGGGTCATGTCAGCCACTCCTGTTCGGTGATGTGTTTTTCGGAAAGCCGGCGCACGCTGGCCGGGTCATGGCCGTCACGCCGCCAGGCCTCGCGCAGACGGGCCATCTCGTCAAGCCGCGCCGCCCATTCGACTCCGAAGCGTCCGGAAATCGCCTCCCGGATGCGCTGACCCAACGCCGGGCTCTTGCCCGCCGTCGAGACCGCGATCAGGAGATCTCCCCGGCGGATCAGGGACGGCATGAAAAAGTCGCAGAACGGGCGCAAATCCTCGACATTGACCAGCACCCGATGGCGGCGCGCAAGGGTGGCAAACTCGCGGGCGAGACTTTCGTCGATCCCGGCAATAAAGGCGATCCGGAATTCGCCCATTCGGGCCGCCCCCGGCCAGTCGCGGATGAGGCGTTCGCCGGCAGCCGCCGCCAGCGCGTCGTCGGCCTCTTTCGCGAACACCGTGATGTTGTCATGTGCGCCAGCGGCCTCCACCTGTTCGAGACGCATCAGCGCCTTGCTGCCCTGGCCGATCACGGCGACGGGCACGGTCGCGATATCCATCATCAGGGGCAGCATCACGCGACCCCCGCCGGGGCCGGGACGTTGCCCGCGCGGCCAAGCCGCGCCAGCCAGTCAAGTATGCCCGCGCGGTAGGCGATCAGATCCCCGTCGCGATGGCCAGAAAGACGAATGGCCAGCACCCGGTCGATATCACCTGCCAGATCGGGGCGGGTCGCCCGCAGGCGTGCCAGCGTTTGTTCCGCCCTCCCGTCAAAGGCGGCGGGGGTGCTGTTCAAAAGATCCGTCGCCGGCAGG
It contains:
- a CDS encoding 2-hydroxymuconate tautomerase codes for the protein MPIIEVNMLEGRTDEQKRAMVSSMTEAVIKSLDVPPQSVRIMIREMEPRHYAIGGVMRDASG
- a CDS encoding ATP-dependent DNA helicase, encoding MDTSASSSSPPRTTGRPPDPATLPVLIAGFQAATWLTGDGETADLSPTEATRYARATAPLLCHGLATARRIGADPFPAYDLLELFAFVRPAHFTVPTPAGVAEAVGLTPGQDRARQAAGLRQAAQRLLTELSTLPPDDRKRARGLAARMAGAGWPWGSMVLAALGPGEEIDQAFGVWQVLEDWHEEAPPPPPQDAPVSAEDARARLAGLLGPGAEQRPAQEDYAAALAPAFQPRRQEGAPRAVLAEAGTGIGKTAGYLAPAGLWARRNGWPVWISTYTRNLQHQLDGELDRLFPDAAEKSRRTVVRKGRENYLCLLNYEEATAALAARNAGAGARDVIALGLVARWIGATRSGDMVGGDFPNWLSTLLGWRNTVALTDSRGECTYSACTHYRRCFIESSIRRARRADIVVANHALVMSQAALGQGEERFLPTRYVFDEGHHLFNAADSAFSLHLTGIEGREFRRWLLGAEGGRGRRGGGRARGLARRVGDLVMDNAAAEEALGAIRRQAARLPGENWLARLASGTPQGPFEAFLAELRVLVHARATRRQAAYSLEAEIVDPPDALLEAASDLEAALGELRQPLTQLKQSLARTLENRTAELDTPTRLRIDAAIRGLGRRADGLVAGWRDMLRSLREGSPEAFVEWAAIDRSEQRDSDVGLHRHWLDPTLPFIETLAVPAHGIVVTSATLRDSDEAEDEGWTGALQRTGFAHLVEPAARLSAPSPFDYGDLTRVLVVTDVARDDPDQIAAAFRALFAAARGGGLGLFTAISRLRQTYERLAPALESENLPLYAQHVDAMDTTTLVDVFRAEHDACLLGTDALRDGIDVPGPSLRLIVFDRVPWPRPDVLHRHRRAAFGGARYDDALVRLRLKQAYGRLVRRKDDRGCFVLLDSRMPSRLASAFPSSVEIERVGIREAVRIVAETTHPG
- the cysC gene encoding adenylyl-sulfate kinase codes for the protein MTKIHAVDQSAPEATLKTPDARSTREAASARLAGLLKIVIVGHVDHGKSTLVGRLFHDTGSLPEGKFEAIKAMCERRGMPFEWAFLMDALQAERDQGITIDTSQIWFKTRKRDYVIIDAPGHREFLKNMVSGAAASDAALLVIDAKEGVREQSRRHGYLLHLLGVRQVAVVVNKMDLVNYAEDRFKEVSREIREYLGGLGIEPSFVIPVSAREGDGVARVTDNMAWYDGPTTLEALDRFPASVPTVDQALRFPVQDVYKFDDRRIIAGRIESGRLHVGDEILFSPSNKTARIKSIEGWNNSAPILAASAGQSIGITLEEQLFIERGEIISHLEEPPMETNVFKAHLFWLGDKPVTVGKRYLMKLATARYTVEVQSIERVIDTADLSGAPAEQVERNAVAEVILRSRAQIALDDFPVNARTGRFVIIEDYDAVGGGIISMEDFPDQRPAAGIKSANIVSVEHRVSQSARDARNGHKPGILWFTGLSGAGKTTLALELENELFRKGYQVFVLDGDNLRYGLNGDLGFDPKDRAENIRRAGEVAGLFADAGTIVITSFISPYRADRRKARAVRPERFHEVYVKADLATCEGRDPKGLYKKARRGEIPKFTGIDAPYEAPEKAELVLDTTKFDIGECVGQLMDYVEVHFGSPAKVATGASAKYGASFSI
- a CDS encoding NAD(P)-dependent oxidoreductase — encoded protein: MLPLMMDIATVPVAVIGQGSKALMRLEQVEAAGAHDNITVFAKEADDALAAAAGERLIRDWPGAARMGEFRIAFIAGIDESLAREFATLARRHRVLVNVEDLRPFCDFFMPSLIRRGDLLIAVSTAGKSPALGQRIREAISGRFGVEWAARLDEMARLREAWRRDGHDPASVRRLSEKHITEQEWLT
- a CDS encoding phosphoadenylyl-sulfate reductase, coding for MTPTNAKHSGLERTSPTPDLDALRRAYGHLDGKALLEVMIRDVFPGRIALSSSFGAEAVVLLDLVAQVDPATPVLVIDTLKLFPETYAYIEMVTKRLGLTDVRRLKPDAARLRRWDPDGNLWETEPDSCCHIRKVVPLDAALPEFDAWITGRKRFHGGQRSDLPVIEFMDGQFKINPLAPWSQAEIDAAFAERDLPAHPLVAEGYLSIGCQTCTRRVVGGEEVRAGRWAGSSKNECGIHLGREQAAAVSSPQSQIGQRQDDR
- the cysD gene encoding sulfate adenylyltransferase subunit CysD — its product is MNHLDQLESQSIFIIREAFHSFDELAMLWSLGKDSNVMLWLARKAFFGHVPFPLIHIDTGRKFPEMYAFRDRFEKEWELDLIRGDCPPVEEMDPDLPPATRSAARKTAGLRKLLDERKFTGIFAGIRRDEQATRAKERVFSPRGEDAGWDVRNQPPEFWDQFKTEFAPGTHLRIHPLLHWTEIDIWRYIQREKIPVIDLYFARDGKRYRSLGDKDITFPVDSNAVTIEEIIEELETTKVAERSGRAMDHESEDSFERLRAAGYM